Within the Mastacembelus armatus chromosome 10, fMasArm1.2, whole genome shotgun sequence genome, the region GCACCCGGCAGCTGGTTTGCTGAACCCAGTATAAAAATTGGACATGGGAAACAGCTAGATATATATTCCCTCTGCTTCCAGCCTTTTCACTAATGTACCGGGCTCCGGgctgtagctttatatttagcATGCATACCTGAGAATGCTCTCTGTTTCACTAAGTATATTTCCTCAAAATGTTGCACTATATCTTTAGCTGAAAAGAGTGTTGTAAGTTCACACATTGTCACACACTGTTTCATCAAGCATTGGTACaattgtaaaatatatgtatgtacaaaaaacactgattaaaagCTAATCTTCCAGACCATGTTGTTTAATGCTTTCTGTAAATCACAGTAGTATTTATACACTAATAATGGCAGGcctttagtttttattgttgtaataTTTGCTAAAAGTGTTTGTCTGCCTTACTGCATTGTAGAGTGGCAGGTGCAGAGTTCAGCCCTCCTGGTATGTAAGCAATTTGTCTAATTGAAAGATCAGGAATTAGCTGTGAGTTTAGAATGATTGTCCTACATAGGCAAACGTGGAAATGACAGACAGTATCGAATAACAAGCTCAGATTATGTCTGTCTGCAGACAAAGGGCAGGCTGTTTGATAGCGACACACCTGACCGATCGCTGAAATGTGGGCCATCCCCTGCGTGATCTCCTAGGTTAACTCCTTCCTGCTATTTTCACGTCCAACATGCATTAGCTCACTGCCATGCTTAGCCATGACAAGTAAATTGCTGTTTGGTTGTGACCGTTTGTCGGGAAACAGGCCATTTCCCCCGCTATGCCTAAACCGCTGGTCCCAGCTTGGCCAAGGGAGGGATGGTGCTGGGTTTTGAGTCCGAGCTGAAGGCAGGAATTATCACATCAGCAGCTGCACGGGTGTGCCCTCTTTGGTATGgacaaaatatacagtattatgtTGGCCCACAGTagtgagaggttttcagccgTCACTGACTCTTCTTCTTGCCGCACTAGAATTCTCTTTTGTGAAAGTCTTTGTCTCTGAAAGTCCTCACAGCACAGCAGTACTGATTTACTGTTGATCTTGGACCACTGTTACAACAGCCACTATAACAATGATGACATAGCTGCTTTAGGTCATTTTAAGCTGCAATGAGCCTTGTTCCAATCTTGTTATACATTGTGGCTAATAAAAGCCTCTATATGGTAACCGTTTCACCTCCATGCGTATCTGATTAGTCCTATTATTGGTAATAAAGTACAGGAACGTAAACTGGCCGCCTAAAGCCTGACAGCTGTTCTTCCCCTAAAAATCACAGAGCGAGCTGATGAGTTCATGTTATTAGTCAAGGCTGGCTGAGCCTGACACTGGGTTTCAGCTGAGTTTATAGtccaccaaaaaacaaaacacacttttgtTCATTATCAACCAGTAATTGCAGCATAAGGTCTGTCCTATCACAGGAAGAGATTTTTGTATCATTTCTTATTAGaaatcacttcctgtttgacaaTAGctcaaatgtgtttctgttttactttgaaatacAGTGTAAATTCATATCAAGTGGAAAACAAGGAAAAGCCGTGTTCTCATTTACTTTGTTTACACATAATGCACGTATGGAAAAAGAAAGTTTTGAATCCTAGTGTATGgaacaaaaaatgtgaaaaatacttTAATGGGTCCTTATTGTCAGTGTAACAGTCATTGTCATATTCATTAAtagttatattatattacatacCTCAGGTCctgctgctgatgctttttGGTAACACCGTTACAGTATGTAAAGTAGTTAAGGCAACAAAGAAGTTCTTGTGTGCCATAAAGACACTGTGTTTCCTGTCCAAATTAAAAATCTACATCCTCTCTACAGTTCAGGTTTTTCCAATACGGGATTCTTTGGCTCTAGATGAGTGTGCGAAAAGGAGCTGCTCACAATCTGCTTCAGGACCAGTCCTTGTGCTGGTAAATCCAAAATggtaaaaaacagtttttaaatgtaaacGCATCCCCCTCAGCCACAGCCCTATCTTTATTGCTTCATTCAGTCTTGCTCAAAGAGAATAAGCACTCTCTCTTTTGTTGCAATAAGCTTTGGCTTGTTACACTCAATGGGCCAGAAGCTGCAAGTGCGGTCCAGCTATCAGAGGCAGTGGTTCCTGGTTAGGTGCCATGGAGACTGATGCAGCATACAGTCTGTGGTCTCTTCGGCTAGTTTGGCATGACGAGAAATAGCTGTGAACTGGGGATTCATGGGAAAACTGTAGCGGTAAAGACAGTAAGGGCTTGCAGTGTCAGAGAGATGAGGGAGAAGAGAAGGCCCCTGAGGGCTGAGGGGGCTGTGGACAGGGATGAGGCAGGGGGAGCACCCTGGAGACCCATGAAGGCATGGGTCTCTGCCGTGGGGAGCTTTCCTCCCCTGTAGTGAAGAGAGGAGTGGGATGTCTGTTAGCGGAGACAGTGGAGGCAGGCCTCTCAGTCTGTCTGCTCCCAAGGAGGCGAAGGCTCGGCTGGGCAGTGAGGCGGTGGTGGGCGAGGTGGTGGAGGTCTTGTTGTATAAGGGGAGATCAAGGCTGTGGAGAGTTGCATCCTGGCAGGAgagggcagagacagagaacgGGTGAAGGGATGTAGATGAGGAGAGAGGCAGGAAGTTCTTCAGGCTGCTGGGCGGTGACCCTGAGCTCCCtgttgaaaaaagaaacttgagtcacaaagacagaaaacaagaatTTCAGCTCGGACCAGAGGAGTAATGAGAACTGCAGCACAGTACCTTGAAGCTGTATGGTGAATGGCTTGAAGTCCAAGCTTAGTGGGCCTCTCCATGAATATGACTCCAACAAGCCATCTAACACCcccctatacacacacacatttatactgtaaaagcagtgaaaaatgttattccaggtatttaaatattttttctgagaGGTGTGAAATTCTGCACTACACAGTTCAGCCTTATTTGAAGGTTTTATGTAGTATCGGGTATCAGTGGTTGAACCCTAAATCCCTCTTGGGTCTTTTAGTAGtttctgaacaaaaacaagtgtTGGTGCTCTGTGGAAGTTTCTGTACCTATTCCTTCCTGGATCTCTGAAGCCCTTGGCGAAGGGGTTCCTGTCGATCTTCAGTTTTGTGATCTTAGCCATGAGAGAGGAACAGATGTAGAGTTAGAGTGGACATGTCAAGTGATGATGTGTTAAGCTAACAATGAGCTCAGCTTTACAACAGCATGGAGAGTGGCAGCACTCTCCCTTAGAGACTGCATCTCCCAGCAGCACCTGGGGCGATCAGCCATGTCAAACAGGGTTCTGGGAAACAGTTGATCAGGGTCGTACAGTTTTATTTGGTGGTGTACCGAACTGCAGACACCAGCAGTTGGCCCCGGCTGGGCTTGAGTTTCTGTAATAATACATTCGCTGATCATAAAATGAGCCCTGATGAAAAGAGCTGGCAGCCCCCACAAACCGCTCTGTTTCTGCAAGAATGGGAGCCAACAGCAGGGTCAATCCaccccatacacacacagacacacacacacacacacacacacacacacacacacacacacacacacacacacacacacacacaccctctccgAGCAAGTGGCCCTGCTGAAAATCAGGACACTGCAATTTATGATTTGGCTGAAACCACTGGGAAATAGGCCTCATCATGATGTCgagattaaaacatttttatgagaGGTCAGAGCTGTTGACTGGATCATCACACTGTGTCGATGACAAAGACTTAACATCtgcttttttaatatttctgtcacAAAGGCCTAAAGGATGAAGAACGTAAATTATAAGTGTCAAACAGATCCTCCCTCCTTTGTGCTCTCTCAGCCGTTCTACCAATGTCAAATGTTTAAAGTTGtacttatttgtattttaatatacaAAACGTTCCGTTGTTTAAAAGACTAAGtaaaaaatcattttgaatATATCTTAAGTGCACAAACTTTCTTAGCCTCAGCATttcaaaatactgtatgagGACCCAGTGTTACCTGTTGATTCTGATAGGCTGTGACTGTGGTGAACTCTGTTTCTGGGAAAGAGAAGCTGTGCACTCCTTCAGCAGGCAGAGACTGGATTTGAGACAAGTCCAGCCGAGGGTCATGCCGGAAGATGTGCACACGTGGCTTGTATTTATGCATTGACTGAAGGATAATCTGCATTGAGAGACGAAAATGATAttcaaattttttaaatttatatatgtttatctGGAAGGggaacacaaaatatacaagTGCTGTATATGCTGTAATGTTTTTTCAGTTAATTGTCTGaacaataaaacatcaaacattgATGAAAAACACCTCTCACAGTTTCTGAAAGCTCAGGCTGATGTCTTCGTATTGATTCTTTTGACTAAACTGAATGTTTAGTCAAAAAAGAGGCAAGTCTCCCCAGTTAAGACGCTGGAAACAGAATTTTttaggtagttttttttttaaattattcatctATTTAACAATCGATCAATTATCCAAATAGTTGCCACtaatttttctgtctgtcaacTAATGGATTCAGTCGCTTTGGCTTTATGGTGTAAAGTTGTCCAGTAGTTTGTAGATGTTGCCGAAACTTGAATTTTCAAATGATTTTAAAGATAGTAATGctcaaaaaaatgaagaaacccAGCCTCTCATATACTGTCATAATAAAGCTCCATTCTTATTCCAGTATagaaatgatttcatttctaccacataccCAGAAGCAGCTGATAAAAATACAGCCGAATATAATATAGAACATTGTAGCTACATGCAAAATATTATGCTGCAAAATAACATAAGCTCAGCTATTAGCtcaaaactacagaaaaataaaatgtgctatTCAATAATTAAAGCAAATATTATTCAACTAGAGGATCACCTTAATGATAATTACCAAAAGGTTTTATGGAAATTCATGATTTTAATTTGACaggataaaaatgaaatcacCATGTTTCAGGCAAATTATCATGAGACAGAGGCGGTTTAATGCTATAAAAAGATGTTATGAGTTAAACTGATTTCCCAAAACGTCCTTTTGTGTACTCTTTgtgttattatattatataactgTATAACTATATaacaaatgtgatttttcttcttttgcttttaCCTGTTATGGGAAAAGCCAAATTGACATATATTGGCTATTGTAATATATATACAAGGCTTCTTAGAGAAagttgaggtttttttttcctgaaatctACAAAGTATTTAAACTACCAACCAACATTATTTGTCAGTTTCAACAAAGGTCAGACAATCAACACTTAATGTTTAAACCGAACATGAGTGAAGTAACAGCTCCAATTGTGAACTGACCACAGCAGCATCACGGATTATGAGGCTGTTTTAGAGAACCACGTTTCAGCTCTGCACTAGAGACActgctttctttttattcattgtAATGAACCCCCCATTCAGTTGTGGTTTTATAAACACAAGGATGAAGTCAAAAGCTTCCTGCTGAATTTTACACCTGCAGTATCTCACATCATTGAACCTTTAGGAAGTTGTGGAGCTGATGGGATTTCCACTTCCTTCCTGTGTAAAAGGCAAAAAGTACAGGCTTTTCCTTGAAGAATAGAGTATTCATCCAGACATAGCTAAAAATGTGCAGGACATCAATACAAGTGAGAGCTGTAGCTGTGAAAGACTAGTTCTGCTTCTCTTTTGCATACCGATGAGCACTTTTTCCGATGCAAACCACAAAAACACtaagaaatgtaaacaaactacaaaataacacaaaatgaacCAGTAGGCCGACTGCAGGTACAGTATTGAGACACTATTTATCTGgacaaaaaaaagagtaaaCTGCTCATGCTCGGATGGGTTACCTACATGTCCCTTATCGTCCATCTCGTTGTTGGTGAGTTTGACCCGGTCGAAGTTGACGACCTGACGCATCCACGTCTCTCCTGCGCACGGCGAGTCCGGGTGCACATAGAGCCTGGGAGAGATGCACGAGTGGTCCGTGTTCCCAGCCACCATCCACTGCGAGCTGTGGTAGACGTACCTGCGGGTGTATATACATGTAAGCAAATAAACCCATAGCTAAACAGTGAGGCTGGTTGCATACACACCTGTAGCGTTTGGAGTCCACAGGCATGACATCCATTGCGATGTAGTACTGCTGGCACGGGTCCAGATTGCGCACTTTGACGCGCACCGAGGGAAACATTCTCCTGATTAGAGGCgagaaaggaagagaagcaCATTGGTTACATCTTAGAAATTACGCATCAACCTTTCTaggatttttattaaatttctCTCATGGTAGAAAAGTGTGTAGAGCCTTGATGGATTTTACATCATAAAAGacgcagaaagaaaaaaatgagacagaaacCTTCCTGTCTTTAACGGCCAAGTTCAGAGGGGAGTTCACTAACCTCGAGGGGCCGTGAGGGCATCTTCACTGCCGAGATTTATAGCATGTGTTCTTGGTAATTGAATAAACGGAACGTAGATTTCAACAAGTAGTTATGTACCAGTAATTCAtttgaggggggaaaaaaacacagaagaggaCGCACATGGCCACTTATCAGGCctcaaattaatttatttaaaactgaaatatattgtCAAATTTAGCACAAATATCTCTGCATCACAAGATATCGTTATGTAACTCTACGTTATGTAAAAGCTCTCTTATTTCAATTTTTGCCCAGTCTTGAAACCACTGAAaagtttcagtttcttttaatgATATAAATTCACCTCATGATTAATAACGTGCATTGTTCCGTCTGTTTACGAAATGTcatcaaaactacaaaaacctGTATAACATTAAATTCAAAGCATATTTCCAGGTATTCTCACGATAAACAagacactaaaacactaaatgCACATTTCACGCAGTTTTAACTATCAGCTCAATAgcagaaaacatgtttgcattAAAGCTGTTCGGCTGAGAGTTAATCTATATATCACGTCTATCATCgtaaatataaatgtcataTCTATAGCGTCATTGATAATGACAGAACCTTTCACGCAAATGACAGACCGCTCGGGTATTCTCTTAAACTGAAGGTTTATACTGGTGGGCATCCTATAGTGAGGCCCAGGGTGCAGAGTATGAGGCCTGCATGCTTTTATTTCGGTGTGATTGGACTGAGTTTTATTAAAGTTAtagagtgttttttttatgtaatgaGAGAATACTCAAACTTTACTAAGAGAAAAATGTCCTATCCTAAAACTCATCAAAGGACACAGGTCTTATTTGGCCTCCTAGTTGATGTGTCTGTTATAGTACAAAATATGGGAGCATAATTAATACTATGCTATATATAGTTATATTCTAATGACTGATAaaattgttgcttttcttcCTTCCCCAATAGGCCAAATTTGTTGGAGATTGCAGGATAGAAATACATTCAACCAACAAATGGCACCTAATGACTATTTTGCAACAGGTCGTCTATATAGTTATATAGAATAGTTATAAATAGCCTAGTTAATATTAGTTAGATTCGTAAATTTGTACCTGCCAGCTTTAGTGATGATCATCTCGGTGCCGATCTCGTAGAATCTCTTCCAGAGCTCGGAGCCCTGCAGCTCTACCCGGACCTCTCTGTCTGGGACACAGTCGCTTTCCTTCGGCTTGCTCTCCTCTCCGTCTGGCTCAGCCTCCTCGGCCTCCGACCTGACAGTGTGTCTCTCCGGGTCACAGGAGATGTGCCCTGGCCTCCTCGGTGATGAACCCGCTTTTTTCATCTGGGTGACTTGATACTCTTGCAGCCCTGAAAAGAGTAAAAGATTAGAATATGAGAGGCGCAGAGAAACGGTGCCTAATGTGTGCACACGTGTAACGCTTTACTTTCCAATGTCAGCATGTAGCAACTCATTGGAAAACATGAAGCATATCACCAAAATAgtcttcatttttaataatgcaGAGCATTGTTCGGGCATGCCAACACGGAAAAGGGATTTTATTTTTGCGACTTTACAATTAAAATGTCCGAGAGACCCTAAATGCAACGAGCCGACTCTGTTTGcatgtagttgtttttttgCGTAAAAGGACATTATTAGAGCGGTAAAATATTCTTTACAATCCAACTGCACTTTCCTTCAGTCTCACCGGTGAAGATGCTCGCGTCGCCGCCGGTGTCTCCAACTGAACTCGACTCGTGTTCCTCCGACACTTTCATCCTCTTGCAGGGTTTCCCGACTAGCGCCTCCACCGAAAACGCGTGCGCCCGGGAGCTCAGACCCTGCATCTTTGCGAAAGATCCAGTCTTTTCTATGAGTCCTGTATCCGTCTGAACTTTGACTTTGTCCCGGACAAGTTTCGGTATCGCAGCTCATTGAGggacagaacaaacagcagcagcacctcaAGGACCCCTTCTTCTCTCACAGCGTCTCCGTGACCCTGCGTAATTGATCCGGTGCGTTCCCATGTGTTCTCAGAGACACGCGCCTTCATCCAAAAACCTTGATTATTGGCACGCCTCTCTTCCTCACTACAATAtgtcactctctccctctttgtccGTTTCCGTGTCTCCCCTTTCCTTTCTGTCTCGCAGAGGGCTTGTTCCTCTGGGTCCCATCTGCGCGTCATAGAGAGGGAGGGATGACCGCCATAGGGGCCTGCGCTGTGAAACATATTCGTCTCGGACTTCAAACCCCGATAACATCCCCCTGTAAATTAATAACTTTTCTATCCAAAGACATCAGGTTTCATCATTTTCCTGTAAACACATCAGCACTTTGAAACTCTAAAGGGGTAGAGGTACAGAGGCAGAGCAGGTGATATCCGATTCAAGGTACAATATATAGGCCCCTGATTCAGTTCAATTACTTATTATATATTCAGTTTTCCCCGAAGTTTAATGATAGTGATCCAGGagaaccagcagcagcatctttaCACGCGATGTGACACCATTTCGGCTGAAGAGCACAGGAATACGGTTGATATAAATCTATATGCATATTGTATACTCGCAGGATTGATCCATTTTGTAAATTAAAGtgagtgaaattaaaataaataaataaaaataaaaatgagtagTCTGCAGAATAATACCAAAACGCAACTTAATGGATTGGATTTTTAGTCTCCggtgtgtttgattttaaatgatgtgaAGATCGTTTTCTCGTGAGTCTTATTTTCCCTGAAACaatcattttaattgttttcccCGTCGCCTCCCTTCATTTATACAGCGGGCGGATTAATAGAATGAACATTTTAGAGCACTAGAGAGGGAGTCAAGGCACAAATATTTAAGTCTGCTAATTCAGACCATCTGGAAGGTAAAATATCTGCATGAGACTAGCTGCGTTTCTGTTGAAGCTAACATTTCCTATATTAATTTGAAGGCTTTTCCTTAAAGCGCTCCCTTGTCTCCTATTCCCCTGTGTAGAAGtaggaggatttttttttcttttgcgGTGCCCGGTGAGGGTGTGCGCCAGTCTGGTTCTCATAAGTGCTGAGATCAGATGGAGTTTGGCGCACCGGGGAAAACTGGGCCCTAATGACAGCTCGGGATTATTACATTACTGCTCGACATGAAATAGATCCgttttacacaaataaaagtcaGCGAAGGCTcgatttaaaatgttttttaatcacatgATATAATTGCtctgaggagaaaacaaatgaaggctgtGTTTACGGCACGGTTGGTTTGGTTGGTGATGGAAATATCTGACAACAGCCGGGAAATGGAGAACTATGACCAACCGGAATCGCATGTTCTCTGTCATCATAACCTGTTTCAGAACCGCGGCCTGGATTAATGTTTATTCTTTCCCAACTTGTCGTTTTCTTTCAGTGCTCTAACAAAAAGCATCCCAAACACGCGGCCTTGTTTCTGAACACTTGGATGCAAGAGAAAATAATAGCAGcagcatgtgtttctgtgcgCACAGGCCGGCTGCTGCCtcttattgaaaaaaaaacacaagaaatcaaTAGAAATGCCGAGTAACCTGTGTAGTTCCCTTCCACATGAGTCTGAGAGCTTATTTTCCATGTTGTCTTCAGCAGTCAGCTAAATCCTCGTCATGGGATTATGGGATATCAACCGAGTGATGAAGGGCGTGCAGGCAAGTGATGGCCCGACTCTGCTAACACAACAGGAAGCTTCTTTTGGTTGTTTTATAGATTCTTAATCCGATACGTATCTGCATTTGTCCCATCCAGGGATGTTTGGCACATATGTTTCCTCTTATTAAGACCAATCCGCACGCTTGGCGGAAACAAGAGACTCAAATCCAATTTAACACGGGCCTCAGATTTCCATTATTGCGGAAGTTCGATGAACAGCTACAATTAGGCCTTCCGATCATTTTGCGCCTTCGGGCTATCTCGCATGCGGCTGATTTGCGTTAATGAATAATCATTTGTGAATAATTGGTTTGCAGTTGAAACTTGGTAAAGGCGTTTAATTGCACGCAAAAGCTGTGGGCCAAAGAGTAACAGAGTAATCATGGAAGGTAAGTTTAGTTGGTTAAAGGGGTATTCTGATGTTTGGCTTTGTGATATGGCTTTAAAATATGGCTATCCCATTTTAATAGGAGTACTGTGTTAAaactttgtcatttgttttttgctaTGACTTCATGATGACTGACACTGAAGtgacaagtgtgtgtgagttcGAGTTTTATACGCTGGGTATAGTTGTCAGGGTTTTCTTAGGGTAGAAATGGGTTTAGGGGGTAATGAATTTAGCTGTGACAATTAGGGCAAGTGTCTGGGACATTATGTCAGTTAGTGTCCTCATAAAGATAGTTccacacacgtgtgtgtgagCCTCAGGCTGGTGCCCAAAGAGTAATCATTGCCAGCCATACACCCATGGCAGGCGTTggtctgtactgtatgtgtgcgcATGATCACAatttaatgaatgtgtgtgtgtgtgtgtgtgtttataaacaggcctgtctgtctgtggctcAGTGCTAAATGGATGTGATGGGGCCCCCTGATGGTTTGTTTTAAGTTTGATCCTGATGCTGAgcagttagtgtgtgtgtgtgtgtgtgtgtgtgtgtgagaaggttATTCTGGGCACAGGCTGCCGGAGCGGTGCCCACTCACTGCCAAATGTCAAACCTCCACCACCCGTCCATGGGTGACGTGGAGTGTTTGAGAATGCTGTACACACTTAGTGTACGGTGCCACTAATAGGATGTGAGTTTTCTGTAATGCACTTGAAGGAAGGCTCACCTGAAATACACACTCTCTATAAATAGACAATCATGTGCTAATTGTTTCCAATGCTGGTCACATAAGGTTGATCTCGTAACCCTCATCTTCTGTGAGGATTTCAAGTAGCATGTGAGCTGTTTGTTATTTACTCAGATTGTTGCTGACTGCTCCTGCTTTAAATAGACAGTGTCAAAACATCCAGAGTATATGTGAAACAAAGACGATGGAGACAACATGGGAACAGCAAGAGAACGATGGCAACCAGTCAAAGCTTTTTACAACATGACTGATTACAGAGTGACAAATTCCTTTGACCCTGACATGTCATCAGCtccatggtgtgtgtgtgtgtaatgtcacATCTGCTACTCATAACCTCCGTCTTGTCCCTCTCTTTGGGGGTACAGCTGTTGGTGTTGAGTCCCTGCAGGGATTCTCACTGTGCAGGACCAAAGTCTTTTCATGGTTTCTGTATCTTCAGCAGTTCCTATGGGACAGTCATTGAGACGCTGAGCACGTCATTCTCTGTCCGTGTGAATGAATTCACTGTCTGCCAATACAGTTGTATTTTGCCCCTTGATTTGCTGTTGACCGGCAGCCAAACTCTCTCATCCAATGAGCCGTCACTGAGGGAaatctgtgtgtgctgcagttCTCAGTGCTTTAAGATGACTGACAAGTTATTAATGACACAGTGGAAATATGATCattgaaaaaaacaactggagacacatcatcaaaaaaaatgcagagctcAAAGATTAAAATGTGAATCAAATGATGAAATTAAAAGCTACAGAGAAAGAAACCATTAAAGACAAAAGCATaagataaaaattaaatgatatAGAATTAAATAATACAGAGCTGTCTCCCTTGTACCTGATGATGAGACATTTTGGGCTTGaaacatgtaaaatgtaatgtcatttttaaaaaaaaaaacacagcaacagggAGCTTTCTGCAGTGTAATGGAGCAGTTTTACATGCAgtttcagtaaaaataaaatataacctGTAGAAAACAGGTTAAATATGCACAAgctaaaaatgcataaaaacgAATAGCCCAAAGTGTCAGAGAACCCTTCCTGGTTCAAGCTGTGCTTTTAATGTAACATTTCAGACCAGGAATTTAGCTGCAGgattttgtggtgttttttaaaCTAGTGAAAGAATCTTTACATCAGTATGAAAcgtgacagaaaatgaatggaaagaCTGCACATAAAGGTCAGTCTACTAGTCAGGAGCAATCCTACTCATCCTGTGAAAACAGTTATATGGCCTATAGTCTTTATCAGGTCAGAGAAAATAACccagatgatgtttttaaagGTATTTTGGACACTCGTTTATGCCGTAATAAGTGGATCTGATGTGTGCTCTTTTTTGGTCTGGGTTGGTTTAGGTAGGACAATGTTGCAATAGTCCTACCAGTGACAGAAGAAGGTATTTGTCAGTCAATACCTTTCCTTTCCCTCCGTGCAGCATTTCTGCTCTCTGGGCTGGCAGCTTTTGGAGAACCTGGGCATGAGGCCTTGTCCTACCGCCTTCCTCCCGCCCACAGTGTAGGAAGATTTAATGGCTCATGTGCCATGGCATCCAGCCTTGAACTGGCTTCTCCTGCCTGAGCCTGGCTGGCTGGGTAACGAGGGATGAGGGCAACAAgaaaacaggagaggagagTAACATTGCTGCCAATACTCAGCCTCTTCCTCTCACCACAAGTGTGTTATGAATtatcttctccctctccctcctgctttctctctttctctccctaaGCCTTTAGTTATTCCTTGCTGCTCACCCTCTTCCCCATTAAATACATATAGATCTTCCCCTGTCCACAGCACTTTCACAAGGCCTGCTGTGAATCCAGCTCTATGGCACATTTATTTCACTTGTTTGTATAACTAATTCTTTTTGATGAaaattcttctctctctctctctctctctctctgactgcCAGTAACCGTGTGGTTAATGGTTGtggtaaaaagaaacaaaaacaaccataaTTGATAATGAGAGTCAGACTCTGCATGTGAGGGTCTCAGCTGAGcttcttttctctaccctccATCTCCTCTCGACCCTGTCAGCTCCTTGGAGTGACAGCCCAGACAAGCGGCTCTGCCAAGCAGGACTCTGACTGAACAGGGCAGCAGGATCCACAGGGCTTTGGGGAGTTGGGATTTTTGAAATAGGTCTCTGGGAATGAGAATTGTTCTTCCCAGAAGGGTATCGGGGGGGTAGAAAACTAATCCACAGAGTGTTGGAAGGTAATTTCGTAATACCATAATGTGTAACTAGCACATTATGTTTGgataaaataatacatacaaGTAAAAGATACTGATGCCTGCACTCCAACATAAACATGGTTTCAGATTGTTAGCTGACTTAGGCAGGAGTTTCAAATGTGTTGAAGGTGTTGTTAGCATATATGGTAAGGGGAAGTAGTAATTAGGGGAAAccatcattttgtgtgtgtatgtggtgggAGGTTTTTGAGGAACCCCGCAGTCACACGTCTTTATCTGTTTTTGTCCCATTGAGTGCAATCATTCTgaacacaaatatttttatcaaaGCCTTTCCACAACGAGAGG harbors:
- the tbx22 gene encoding T-box transcription factor TBX22 encodes the protein MQGLSSRAHAFSVEALVGKPCKRMKVSEEHESSSVGDTGGDASIFTGLQEYQVTQMKKAGSSPRRPGHISCDPERHTVRSEAEEAEPDGEESKPKESDCVPDREVRVELQGSELWKRFYEIGTEMIITKAGRRMFPSVRVKVRNLDPCQQYYIAMDVMPVDSKRYRYVYHSSQWMVAGNTDHSCISPRLYVHPDSPCAGETWMRQVVNFDRVKLTNNEMDDKGHIILQSMHKYKPRVHIFRHDPRLDLSQIQSLPAEGVHSFSFPETEFTTVTAYQNQQITKLKIDRNPFAKGFRDPGRNRGVLDGLLESYSWRGPLSLDFKPFTIQLQGSSGSPPSSLKNFLPLSSSTSLHPFSVSALSCQDATLHSLDLPLYNKTSTTSPTTASLPSRAFASLGADRLRGLPPLSPLTDIPLLSSLQGRKAPHGRDPCLHGSPGCSPCLIPVHSPLSPQGPSLLPHLSDTASPYCLYRYSFPMNPQFTAISRHAKLAEETTDCMLHQSPWHLTRNHCL